In the Dethiosulfovibrio salsuginis genome, GCTGGAACAGGCGGTGGCGGAGAGAAACGGCTTGCTCAAAAAACTGAGGGAAAACCAGGACGCCTATCGCCAGAGCCTCAAGGAGGCGGAGCAGGACCAGAGGGAGATTCAGGCGAAGATTCAGGCCTACATAAAGGCGAAAGAGGAGCTTGCGAGGGCTAAAAAGCCCGGAACTCCTGAGGCACCTCCCCTTCCTAAACACGGTGGTAAATTTCAGTGGCCCGTCAGAGGCAGGATAACCAGCCGCTTTGGGACCAGGGTTCATCCGGTGTTTAAGACCAAGACCGTTCATACCGGAATAGATATATCCGCTCCTAACGGGACTCCAGTCAAGGCGGCTGGAGCGGGAGACGTCCTTTACGCCGGGTGGCTCAGAGGATACGGCCAGATTATCATTTTGGATAACGGAGGGGGATACTCTACGGTCTACGCCCATCTCAGCCGTATAATAGCTACCGAGGGCCAGAGGGTCGCCGCTGGTCAGCATATAGGAAACGTAGGGGATACTGGGGTCACCACCGGCGCTCACCTTCATTTTGAGGTCAGGGTAAAGGGAGATGCCAAAGATCCTCTCAAGTATTTAGGTAGATAATCTGACAGGAGGGGATTTTTTGAAAAAAATTAGGGATCTGCTGATAGGAGTTCTCATAGGTGCCGGTGTTGTCACCGGAATAGTCGCCGCCCAGGCAGGAGGCCTTAAGGACATAGACAGGGTCGCTCCTTTCGACCTGGATTCTCTCTGGCTGATGAAACAGGCCAGAGCCATTATAGAGGCCTATCAGGTGGACGCCGACAGCGACGATGTGACCGAAAAGGACCTGCTGTACGGCGCGGTGGATGGAATGGTGTCAGCCTGGGGCGATCCCTATACCCGCTTTGTCGATCCTGAGAGGCTCGAGCAGGAGCAGACCGATCTGAGGGGAAAGTACGGTGGTCTAGGAATATACATAGGCCAGAGGGACGGGGCTATACTGGTGATAAGCCCTATAGAGGGGACCCCTGCGGAGAAGGCGGACCTCAAGCCTCAGGACCAGATCGTCAAAATCGGCGACGAGGTGGTTATCGGCTGGGATCTCCATCAGGTCGTCGAAAACCTGAGAGGAGAGCCAGGGACCCCGGTCACCATATGGATAAGGCGGGAAGGGGAGCAGGATCTCCTCAAAAAGGATATGGTTCGAGAGGAGATAAAGCTCGAGTCCGTCCGTTACGAGATGTTAAGCGACGATATAGGGTATGTAAGGCTCTCTCAGTTTAAAGACACCAGCCCTTCCGACGTCGGCAAGGCCATTATCGAGCTCAAAGCTCAGGGAGCTACAGGACTTATCTTGGACCTCAGAAACAACGGTGGAGGGCTTCTAAACGCAGCAGTGGAGATATCCGATATGTTCCTCGACGGAGGGCTGGTGGTGGGAACTAAGGGCCGGGTCGATCGGGCCAACGAGGAGCTTTTTGCCACTCCCGGAGTGCTCACCGACCTTCCTCTGGTGGTCCTCATAAACGAGGGCAGCGCCAGCGCGTCGGAGATAGTCGCCGGTGCGGTCAGAGACAGGGATAGGGCCCTTCTGGTGGGGAGGAAATCCTTCGGAAAGGGGTCGGTCCAGACCCTGTTCAACCTGATG is a window encoding:
- a CDS encoding S41 family peptidase, whose protein sequence is MKKIRDLLIGVLIGAGVVTGIVAAQAGGLKDIDRVAPFDLDSLWLMKQARAIIEAYQVDADSDDVTEKDLLYGAVDGMVSAWGDPYTRFVDPERLEQEQTDLRGKYGGLGIYIGQRDGAILVISPIEGTPAEKADLKPQDQIVKIGDEVVIGWDLHQVVENLRGEPGTPVTIWIRREGEQDLLKKDMVREEIKLESVRYEMLSDDIGYVRLSQFKDTSPSDVGKAIIELKAQGATGLILDLRNNGGGLLNAAVEISDMFLDGGLVVGTKGRVDRANEELFATPGVLTDLPLVVLINEGSASASEIVAGAVRDRDRALLVGRKSFGKGSVQTLFNLMDGSALYVTIARYHTPNGTIIDHLGISPDLDVKGDWSREKDKDVQLKGAQRLMTAIKEGKVVLPLSGDLSFLVVSEDHES